The following DNA comes from Salvia splendens isolate huo1 chromosome 17, SspV2, whole genome shotgun sequence.
CCTGCAAGTTTCCAGGGAAAATACAGTGCAAGTACTATGTGAAGTTGATCTGATGGAGAATCATAATAATCCTCCGCCTGAGCTAATGGTACTATCAGCAGATGCGACGATTGGTGAGCTGAAGGTCGAAGCAATGAGGGGGTTTCAAGATGtgtatttgatgttgagaagatTTGAAGCGGAGGAGGTGGTTGGTTACGGTGGTGTTGGTGAATCCACTCAAATCAGACTCTTGCTAGGGTCGATGGAGCGTGTGCGCATCCGGGGGAAGTTGCACGGGAAAAATGGTGTGAGTAGGTTTAGAATGGAAAGGGGGATAGAGAGATGGATAGTGGATTGCTTATGTGGTGCAAAGGATGACGATGGGGAGAGAATGCTGGCATGCGACGTATGTGGGATATGGCAGCATACTAGATGTTGTGGGATTCCGGACTCGGATGGTGTTCCGGTCAAGTTTTTTTGCCACAGATGTAGACGGAAATAAATGGGGGCTGGATAATGTTtttgccgccgccgccgccgccgctacGCTACTAAGTACTAACACTGTAAATTGTAAATAtgccttttttttttgtttccccAACCAAGGTCTTGTCTAGTGTGATGAGATGTGTATATATGTTCCTCTTATCAGAAATAgagtttgtgtatattttgcCTCTTATCAATTTTAATCTTCTGTTGCACTCACACTCTCATTGCATCAATTACCTAATACTATGATTACTATCATTTCAAAAAGATTATGTGTGTTGGTAATATTTTCTTCATCCTACTTTTCTAACTTGTGTTCAAGTTCCAACTCCAACGATCTCATAACATATCTTTAACTtgttcaaaattataaaaatctgAAGAGTGTATGAATTAGCAACAATACAGAAATGAAGTAGAATACTAGGAAACGTGATGGAGATGccttaattaatggatgtttgtGGCTCTTATTGTTTCTGGCTATTATTGTTTTTTGGGAGTTGGAAACGAGTTCATCCCCACTTTGAAAATATATGGAAACCAGCTATGCAGCAGCACCACCCCACTGCTTATACCTTTATTTTCCCCACTTCAGTTTTGACTTTCTCATTTTTCATTGTGCTTTATACATATCTTGTTTGTTTGTTTCCTCTTCTTCTCAAAACTAAAGTACATGTGATTTGTTAATGCTCCCCACTTTGTTCATCTTGTTACAACAAGTCAAATTTGGTAGACTAATCTTTTATTTCCTAATACATTGTTTAATCTGCACTAATTTTGATCTCTAGGTCACATATGAGAATTTAGTGCCCCTTAGCATGTCACATTCCATGCAATTAATTAAACTAAGATAATTGGCATAGTGCATAGTTGGATTATCCAATCGTTTTAATACATGTGGACCACATTCTCATGGGGGGGTTTTCAACTAATTAAGATTTGATAAATAGAATTAGTGCCCTTAATGTAATCTCCAATCAACTTTCCCATGCATCATCTACCTCTGGGCTCTATATAAATCCATGTATTTGAGCATTTAGTCATAAATTAATACACTTGCGTATTCGAAAATGGGGGCTCTCAACATAGTATTTGGGGTTGTAATCTTGATTATAAATGGATGGATGGCAAATGGGTTGAGCATGAATTACTACATCATGACATGCCCAATTGCTGATATTATAGTAAGAAATGTTGTCCAAACAGCTCTGCAGTCTGATCCCACTTTTGCTGCTGGCCTTATTAGGATGCATTTCCATGACTGCTTTGTAGAGGTCAGTCAAGTTGCtaatatatagtactaattGTCTTTCTCTCCGACTTGTACTCGTACGTTTGAATCGTAACTCATGTATGGTGCAGGGGTGTGATGGATCGGTACTCATCGATTCGACCAAGAGCAACACTGCAGAGAAGGACTCTCCAGTGAATTTAAGCTTGAGAGGGTATGAAATCATTGATGCTGCTAAGCGAGCATTGGAGAGACAGTGCCCTGGTGTTGTTTCTTGCGCTGATATCGTCGCCATGGCTGCAAGAGATGCTGTTTTCTTTGTATGTGTGCTTTTTATTCAttactactactccctccgttccatagtaatggaggcgtTTATTTTCGGCAcatagattaagaaaaattgtgttagatgAGTTAAGTacagagagaataaagtggaaaatgaaaaaaagtagagagatgaagagagaaaaaagtaagagagagtaaagtagtgtggaaaaatgtgttgacttttacttaAAAGGGAAatgaacgtaccaaaatgactctattactatggaacggaaggagtagtatttatttttactcaTGTTCAGTGAGATGAGATGATATGTAAATCTGCGTGCAGTCAGGTGGTCCATTATATGAAATTCCTAAAGGGAGAAGAGACGGAACGAGATCTCAGATACAAGACACCTTTTTTAATTTACCCGGACCGTCCTTAAACGCTTCCGGGCTCATCGCCGCGTTTGGCAAGCGCGGCTTCACTGCCCAGGATATGGTCGCTTTATCAGGTACTAACCGCTACTTTTATTCATAACAACCCTCTCTTTCGCTGAGCGTATGCCTTACAAACATCAACTACTTTTATAGGGGCGCACACGCTGGGTGTGGCCAGATGTTCGTCTTTCAAGCCCCGACTGGATGCAGCAGACCCCACTATTGATACTTCGTTCGCTAAAACCCTGTCCAAGACATGCAGCAGCGGAGATGACACGGAGCAGCCCTTTGATTTGACCAGAAACACCTTCGACACTAACTACTTTAGCGCCCTGCAGAGACGCGCAGGGGTCCTCTTCTCCGACCAGACACTGTTTGAATCTCCTGCAACTCGAGGGCTCGTCAATATGTATGCCTTCAACAGAGCCATGTTTAACATGGATTTCCAGCGTGCCATGATTAAAATGGGACTGTTAGATGTCAAGGAAGGCACCAATGGAGAGATCCGAAGTAATTGTCACGTCATCAATTGAATTCACCTGTATAATCGATCACACAAGAACATCTTTGTTTTCTCTATCCTTGTATCAGAATACTATTTAAATGTGACTATGTTGAATGTTCAAAGTAATGTAGTAATAAATATTATCTATAGTTAATATTCAGAGATTTCTAAGTTTCTTTTACCATATctgtaacgccccgtttttcggaaccataattttcgaaccctaaagtacttgcatttaatgATTTTAATGTCGCGAAGTCCGTGGATTAATTGTCGAGTGGAATTGTTGTTGGATACTTtttgtgacctaattttgagttggaattttgactcagtcaactttgttgaatatgtgacgtggctgctttaaataattgatgtggggtgaaattaaatgtttgtgaataattgataatttattattagagctagaaattgtgaagtaaatcacaatgcgaatttttaaaaaattcctttccgtgaggaatatttattggactcgattccgtgttggatccgataaattaaatagataATACAAAAATCCAGTCcggtgataaataaattgtggcctgcacaatttaaataaaatataaaggacAGCGAATCAAACTAATCTATTAAATCTTCTCCCGGTTGACTGGGTCACCAAGCtgcattaattcaaattttaattaatgattCTGCCAAGATTTTCTTCCTCCGTGatgagattttcctcctccgtaatctgcaaataaaataccaaattaatttaaattaatttaaattaattcaaataaggaaaaaaggGAATTTCGAATTTACTTTCCCCTCAACCCACGTTGAAAAAAAAACGCTCCCtctctccccaaatctctcccatatctgTAACCCCTCCCTCTATAATAATCACGTCACGATCATTCTTTCTCCTATTCATTCTCTGCAACAAGAAAGCAAGATTTCTTCTACTCAATCAAATTCAAGGTAAATTCTGCAGAAATTCCTCTCTATTCTACATGGTTTGAAATCAACTCATTCACTCTTCTCTACAGAAAACCAGAACTAAAATCAGGGAAAGATTTATCATCTATTCTTTCACAACTTGTCTGCAAACtgaaggtatatatatatatatatatatatatatatatatatatatatatatatatagggaagtgatcaatgtcgaaccctttttaaagaccgaactagagaccaaattaggacCCTTCATTTTTTCAATCTTGTGGCTaggattaatttataaataaattaatattttattcaattaaaacttGCTAaggggtattttaggaaatcaatTATTAACATACATAACGTTATTCTCTTTGTCTCAATTCTCACACAATCTTCACACAATTCTCGCAATTCACGATCATAATCTTCTTTAATCTTCTTCAATCTGCCGTCCACGATCTGCGCCGATCTTCTTCAATTCACGTTCAATTCACGTTCAATTCACGTTCAATTCACGATCTGCCTTCATTTCACGATCACGATCTGCCTTCAATTCACGACCGCGTTCTGCTTCAATTTGGCAATATTCAGACTCTCATGGAGAATATCGACG
Coding sequences within:
- the LOC121773460 gene encoding peroxidase 47-like, which encodes MGALNIVFGVVILIINGWMANGLSMNYYIMTCPIADIIVRNVVQTALQSDPTFAAGLIRMHFHDCFVEGCDGSVLIDSTKSNTAEKDSPVNLSLRGYEIIDAAKRALERQCPGVVSCADIVAMAARDAVFFSGGPLYEIPKGRRDGTRSQIQDTFFNLPGPSLNASGLIAAFGKRGFTAQDMVALSGAHTLGVARCSSFKPRLDAADPTIDTSFAKTLSKTCSSGDDTEQPFDLTRNTFDTNYFSALQRRAGVLFSDQTLFESPATRGLVNMYAFNRAMFNMDFQRAMIKMGLLDVKEGTNGEIRSNCHVIN